Proteins from a genomic interval of Stenotrophomonas sp. 24(2023):
- a CDS encoding sensor domain-containing diguanylate cyclase encodes MIKPDKPANEAERLQALYRYRILDSEREKSFDDLVVIAKALCGTTMGAVTLLDTERQWFKSIQGIDAAENLRSESMCGHAILTPHEIMVVEDALEDVRFHDNPVVVGDPHVRFYAGAPLISSDGLPLGTLCVFDARPQHLDPDKAEALAALSRQVMVVMELRRFALDLQQHMHERADYERLLSEYHDVLLAQNADLAEQSRTDALTGLPNRRAMAVALEEATTPVDGAARAACVALVDIDHFKNINDFQGHATGDRVLAELGVLLRSHFAGHGLAARYGGEEFVALMPGTGLHEAELQCEFLRMAVAELPLGFPVTVSIGVAAHRPGDSIDQTLARADAALYRAKAGGRNRVERAV; translated from the coding sequence ATGATCAAGCCCGACAAGCCCGCCAACGAAGCCGAGCGCCTGCAGGCGCTGTACCGTTACCGCATCCTCGATTCCGAGCGCGAAAAATCCTTTGACGACCTGGTGGTCATCGCCAAGGCCCTGTGCGGCACGACGATGGGCGCGGTGACCCTGCTCGATACCGAGCGGCAGTGGTTCAAGTCGATCCAGGGCATCGACGCGGCGGAAAACCTGCGCAGTGAATCGATGTGCGGCCATGCGATCCTCACGCCGCACGAGATCATGGTGGTGGAAGATGCGCTGGAAGACGTGCGCTTCCACGACAACCCGGTGGTGGTGGGCGACCCGCATGTGCGCTTCTACGCCGGGGCGCCGCTGATCAGCAGCGACGGCCTGCCGCTGGGCACGCTGTGCGTGTTCGATGCGCGCCCGCAGCACCTGGACCCGGACAAGGCCGAGGCGCTGGCCGCGCTGTCACGCCAGGTGATGGTGGTGATGGAACTGCGCCGCTTCGCGCTGGACCTGCAGCAGCACATGCATGAACGGGCCGACTACGAACGCCTGCTGTCCGAGTACCACGATGTGCTGCTGGCGCAGAACGCCGACCTGGCCGAGCAGAGCCGCACCGATGCGCTGACCGGCCTGCCCAACCGCCGCGCGATGGCGGTTGCGCTGGAAGAGGCGACCACGCCGGTGGATGGCGCGGCGCGTGCGGCGTGCGTGGCGCTGGTGGATATCGATCACTTCAAGAACATCAACGATTTCCAGGGCCATGCCACCGGCGACCGGGTCCTGGCGGAACTGGGCGTGCTGCTGCGTTCGCATTTCGCCGGCCATGGCCTGGCCGCACGCTATGGCGGCGAGGAATTCGTGGCGCTGATGCCGGGCACGGGCCTGCACGAGGCCGAGCTGCAGTGCGAGTTCCTGCGCATGGCGGTGGCCGAGCTGCCGCTGGGGTTCCCGGTGACGGTCAGCATCGGCGTGGCCGCGCACCGGCCCGGCGACAGCATCGACCAGACCCTGGCCCGTGCCGATGCCGCGCTTTACCGCGCCAAGGCCGGTGGCCGCAACCGGGTCGAGCGGGCGGTCTGA
- a CDS encoding AAA family ATPase, which produces MLQTLAIAHYRSLHGLVLPLQPLNVITGDNGSGKSNLYRALRLLAETAQGGVAASLAREGGLGSALWAGPEALDRRVADGRIPLQGGPRQAPVGLKLGFATAEFGYAVDLGYPPPMRSAFALDPQIKAEAIWAGPFLRSANALVERHGARVRRRSGNRWEGMEEGLSLFESLFTQVADPQRMPETLLLRDYIRRWRFYDHFRSDADAPARQPAMATRTPVLHHDGRDLAAAWVTILEIGDPQALAHSVEDAFPGAAVGYEEHDGRLVLRFHQPGLLRPLSMAEVSDGTLRFLLLAAALHTPRPPPLLVLNEPETSLHPDLLPALARLIVAASARSQVWVVSHASRLIAALEQAPGCQRLHLHKEQGRTLLAGQGLLDAPAWHWPAR; this is translated from the coding sequence ATGCTGCAGACCCTGGCCATCGCCCATTACCGCTCGCTGCACGGCCTGGTGTTGCCGTTGCAGCCGCTGAACGTCATCACCGGCGACAACGGCAGCGGCAAGTCCAACCTGTACCGCGCACTGCGCCTGCTGGCGGAGACCGCGCAGGGGGGCGTCGCGGCATCGCTGGCCCGGGAAGGCGGACTGGGCTCGGCGCTGTGGGCCGGGCCGGAGGCGCTCGACCGGCGCGTGGCCGATGGCCGCATCCCGCTGCAGGGCGGGCCCCGGCAGGCCCCGGTGGGCCTGAAGCTGGGGTTTGCCACCGCCGAATTCGGCTATGCCGTGGACCTGGGCTATCCGCCCCCGATGCGTTCGGCCTTCGCACTGGACCCGCAGATCAAGGCCGAGGCGATCTGGGCCGGGCCGTTCCTGCGCAGCGCCAACGCCCTGGTGGAGCGGCACGGGGCCCGCGTGCGCCGACGCAGCGGCAACCGCTGGGAGGGCATGGAGGAGGGGCTGTCGCTGTTCGAGAGCCTGTTCACCCAGGTTGCCGATCCGCAGCGCATGCCGGAAACACTGCTGCTGCGTGACTACATCCGGCGCTGGCGCTTCTATGACCATTTCCGCAGCGACGCCGATGCGCCGGCACGGCAGCCGGCGATGGCCACGCGCACGCCGGTGCTGCATCACGATGGCCGCGACCTTGCCGCTGCCTGGGTGACCATCCTGGAAATCGGCGACCCGCAGGCCCTGGCCCACAGCGTCGAGGATGCCTTCCCCGGCGCGGCCGTGGGATATGAGGAACATGACGGGCGGCTGGTGCTGCGCTTCCACCAGCCTGGCCTGCTGCGCCCGCTGTCGATGGCCGAAGTGTCCGATGGCACGTTGCGCTTCCTGCTGCTGGCCGCTGCCCTGCACACGCCACGGCCGCCACCGCTGCTGGTGCTCAACGAGCCGGAAACCAGCCTGCACCCGGACCTGCTGCCGGCGCTGGCGCGGCTGATCGTGGCCGCCAGCGCACGCAGCCAGGTCTGGGTGGTGTCCCATGCCAGCCGCCTGATCGCCGCGCTGGAACAGGCGCCGGGCTGCCAACGCCTGCACCTGCACAAGGAACAGGGCCGCACGCTGCTGGCCGGCCAGGGCCTGCTCGACGCCCCGGCATGGCACTGGCCAGCCAGGTAG
- a CDS encoding DMT family transporter produces the protein MSSPDTRKALWQIHFCVLLWGVTAILGKLITLPALPLVWWRMLLVVAMLALLPRVWRGLRTLPLPVVAGYAGIGALVALHWLTFYGAVKLANASVAATCIALAPVFTSIIEPWVAKRPFQLRELAFGVAVLPGVALVVGGVPDGMRLGVLVGALSALLVAVFGSLNKRMVSHADPLTVTALELGAGTLTLTLLAPLMPFLLPALASPLWVVPSLHDGILLLVLAGACTLLPFALALVALRHLSAYTVQLVTNLEPVYAVLLAVVLLREQHEVTPWFYLGVAIIVGAVFLHPLLNRRKPVQHPEILGTAEARNVAE, from the coding sequence ATGAGCAGCCCCGATACCCGCAAAGCCCTGTGGCAGATCCATTTCTGCGTCCTGTTGTGGGGCGTGACCGCCATTCTCGGCAAGCTGATCACCCTGCCCGCGCTGCCGCTGGTGTGGTGGCGCATGCTGCTGGTGGTGGCGATGCTGGCCCTGCTGCCACGGGTCTGGCGCGGGTTGCGCACGCTGCCGCTGCCGGTGGTGGCCGGCTATGCCGGCATCGGTGCGCTGGTGGCCCTGCACTGGCTGACGTTCTATGGCGCGGTGAAGCTGGCCAATGCCTCGGTGGCGGCCACCTGCATCGCGCTGGCCCCGGTGTTCACCTCCATCATCGAACCGTGGGTGGCCAAGCGGCCGTTCCAGCTGCGCGAACTGGCCTTCGGCGTGGCAGTGCTGCCCGGCGTGGCGCTGGTGGTCGGCGGCGTGCCCGATGGCATGCGCCTGGGCGTGCTGGTGGGCGCGCTGTCAGCCCTGCTGGTGGCGGTGTTCGGTTCGCTCAACAAGCGCATGGTCAGCCACGCCGACCCGCTGACGGTGACCGCGCTGGAACTGGGCGCCGGCACCCTGACCCTGACCCTGCTGGCACCGCTGATGCCGTTCCTGCTGCCGGCGCTGGCCAGCCCGCTGTGGGTGGTACCAAGCCTGCATGACGGCATCCTGCTGCTGGTGCTGGCCGGCGCCTGCACGCTGCTGCCGTTCGCACTGGCGCTGGTGGCCCTGCGCCACCTCAGCGCCTACACCGTGCAGCTGGTGACCAACCTGGAGCCGGTGTATGCCGTGCTGCTGGCGGTGGTGCTGCTGCGCGAGCAGCACGAGGTGACGCCGTGGTTCTACCTGGGCGTGGCGATCATCGTCGGCGCGGTGTTCCTGCACCCGCTGCTGAACCGCCGCAAGCCGGTGCAGCACCCGGAAATCCTGGGCACCGCCGAGGCGCGCAACGTCGCCGAGTGA
- a CDS encoding VOC family protein produces the protein MDENGHRNGSTIIPCLRYHDARAAIDWLQRAFGFHVQAVYADGPTVHHAQLTWGHGMIMLGSASSSGAWSKLAVLPGEIGGRQTQSACVIVTDVDAHYARAMAAGARIVIDIADQAYGGRGYACADPEGYLWWFGSYDPWHADAGQ, from the coding sequence ATGGACGAGAACGGCCACCGCAACGGTTCCACCATCATTCCCTGCCTGCGCTACCACGATGCGCGGGCGGCCATCGACTGGCTGCAGCGGGCGTTCGGCTTCCACGTCCAGGCGGTGTATGCCGATGGCCCGACCGTGCACCATGCCCAGCTGACCTGGGGGCACGGCATGATCATGCTCGGCTCGGCCAGCAGCAGTGGCGCGTGGTCGAAGCTGGCGGTGCTGCCCGGCGAGATCGGCGGCCGCCAGACCCAGAGCGCCTGCGTGATCGTCACCGATGTGGATGCCCACTACGCGCGGGCCATGGCGGCCGGTGCCCGCATCGTCATCGACATCGCCGACCAGGCCTATGGCGGGCGCGGTTACGCCTGTGCCGACCCGGAAGGCTACCTGTGGTGGTTCGGCAGCTACGACCCCTGGCATGCCGACGCCGGCCAGTGA
- a CDS encoding serine hydrolase, with amino-acid sequence MKTWIGGAMLLACATMASAATPPPLQDLDATVERVRAQFDVPGIAVAVVKDGQVVLERGWGVRELGREAPVTADTLFAIASNTKAFTATSLNLLAEEGKLKMDDKVIDHLPSFRMSDPFVTGQMTIRDLLSHRSGLSLGAGDLLFWPATAYSNAEVVQRLGQVPLKGGFRERYAYDNILYAVAQQVIEKVSGMSYAQFLQTRIFDKVGMAGTRYNADHLLPGDAAAVGHAKYDFKDLRTVAPLTWSNNAGAGGIYSSAHDMARWMQVQLAEGALADGSPLFTARTQQQMWQMITPQAIPAPSVPELAPARANFAGYGEGWSLSDYRGQKLVWHTGGWPGMVSRLTLVPGEKLGVVVLTNQEVGAAFNAITLSVLDAYLGGEKHDWVAAYAKAVAKGQDKADEAWAKHKAERDARSTPSLPLAGYAGTYRDRWYGDMAVSTEGKGLRLRFAKTAQLVGRLEHWQHDTFIVRWDDRSLNADAFVNFSLDPDGKVREVRLQPISDLTDFSFDFQDLLFTPLK; translated from the coding sequence ATGAAGACCTGGATCGGAGGCGCCATGCTGCTGGCCTGCGCGACGATGGCAAGCGCGGCGACCCCGCCGCCGCTGCAGGACCTGGATGCGACCGTCGAGCGCGTGCGCGCGCAGTTCGACGTGCCGGGCATCGCCGTGGCCGTGGTCAAGGACGGGCAGGTCGTGCTGGAGCGCGGCTGGGGCGTGCGTGAGCTGGGCAGGGAGGCGCCGGTAACGGCCGATACCCTGTTCGCCATCGCCTCCAACACCAAGGCCTTCACCGCGACCTCGCTGAACCTGCTGGCCGAAGAGGGCAAGCTGAAGATGGACGACAAGGTGATCGACCACCTGCCGTCGTTCCGCATGTCCGACCCGTTCGTGACCGGGCAGATGACGATCCGCGACCTGCTCTCGCACCGCAGCGGCCTGAGCCTGGGCGCCGGCGACCTGCTGTTCTGGCCGGCCACGGCCTACAGCAATGCCGAGGTGGTGCAGCGGCTGGGCCAGGTGCCGTTGAAGGGGGGCTTCCGCGAGCGCTATGCCTACGACAACATCCTGTACGCGGTCGCCCAGCAGGTGATCGAGAAGGTGTCCGGGATGAGCTACGCGCAGTTCCTGCAGACGCGCATCTTCGACAAGGTCGGCATGGCCGGCACCCGCTACAACGCCGACCACCTGCTGCCGGGCGATGCCGCTGCGGTCGGCCACGCCAAGTACGATTTCAAGGACCTGCGCACCGTTGCACCGCTGACCTGGTCCAACAACGCCGGTGCCGGTGGCATCTATTCCAGCGCCCATGACATGGCGCGCTGGATGCAGGTGCAGCTGGCCGAAGGCGCACTGGCCGACGGCAGCCCGCTGTTCACCGCCAGGACCCAGCAGCAGATGTGGCAGATGATCACCCCGCAGGCGATCCCCGCACCGAGCGTGCCGGAGCTGGCCCCGGCGCGTGCCAACTTTGCCGGCTATGGCGAAGGCTGGAGCCTGAGCGACTACCGCGGCCAGAAGCTGGTCTGGCACACCGGCGGCTGGCCGGGCATGGTGTCGCGGCTGACGCTGGTGCCGGGCGAGAAGCTGGGCGTGGTGGTGCTGACCAACCAGGAAGTGGGGGCCGCGTTCAACGCGATCACCCTGAGCGTGCTGGACGCTTACCTGGGCGGCGAGAAGCACGACTGGGTGGCCGCCTATGCCAAGGCCGTGGCCAAGGGCCAGGACAAGGCCGACGAAGCCTGGGCCAAGCACAAGGCCGAACGGGATGCGCGCAGCACCCCGTCGCTGCCGCTGGCCGGGTATGCCGGCACCTACCGCGACCGCTGGTACGGTGACATGGCCGTCAGCACTGAAGGCAAGGGCCTGCGCCTGCGCTTTGCCAAGACCGCGCAGCTGGTCGGCCGCCTGGAACACTGGCAGCACGACACCTTCATCGTGCGCTGGGATGACCGCTCGCTCAACGCCGATGCGTTCGTGAACTTCAGCCTGGACCCGGACGGCAAGGTGCGCGAGGTGCGCCTGCAGCCGATCTCGGACCTGACCGATTTCAGCTTCGATTTCCAGGACCTGCTGTTCACCCCGCTCAAATGA
- the smrA gene encoding multidrug efflux ABC transporter SmrA has protein sequence MFRWFESLIPVFPPIDGRMPPRRVAAFYLHYLRPVWPVLLATLVAGLLLALVEVAMFDFLGRIVDMVAEQPGAGFFQRHANELGWMLFITVIARPVLVGLHNLLVNQAIVPGLSNRSRWLMHNYVVRQSLSFFQNDFAGSMANRVMQTGTSLRESAVQMVDSLWYIVVYTGTALYLFAQADWRLMVPLILWLAAYVVIMWYFVPRAKERAWIASEARSKAMGRIVDGYTNIPTLKLFAQGGREQAYVAESIQDLAVKHRAQTRVTTGMDLTIAIVNGFLIAGTCGLALWLWNGGHITVGAITLATGLVIRIHNMSGWIMWTINGIFEDIGTVQDGITTIAQPLTVQDREDAVPLRVTEGGVRFEHIHFHYGKKGGVIAGLDLAVKPGEKIGLVGPSGAGKSTLVNVLLRLYDLESGRILIDGQDVAHVTQESLRQQIGVVTQDTSLLHRSIRDNLLYGRPDASEDELRAAVAKARADVFIDALVDGQGRRGYDAHVGERGVKLSGGQRQRIAIARVLLKDAPILVLDEATSALDSEVEAAIQDSLEQLMAGKTVIAIAHRLSTIARMDRLVVMDQGRIVETGSHADLIAAGGLYARLWARQTGGFVAAEQ, from the coding sequence ATGTTCCGTTGGTTTGAATCCCTGATTCCGGTGTTTCCGCCGATCGATGGGCGCATGCCGCCCCGGCGCGTGGCCGCGTTCTACCTGCACTACCTGCGCCCGGTGTGGCCGGTGCTGCTGGCCACGCTGGTGGCCGGCCTGCTGCTGGCGCTGGTGGAAGTGGCGATGTTCGATTTCCTCGGCCGCATCGTCGACATGGTCGCCGAACAGCCCGGGGCCGGTTTCTTCCAGCGCCATGCCAACGAACTGGGCTGGATGCTGTTCATCACCGTGATCGCCCGGCCGGTGCTGGTCGGCCTGCACAACCTGCTGGTCAACCAGGCCATCGTGCCGGGCCTGAGCAACCGCTCGCGCTGGCTGATGCACAACTACGTGGTGCGGCAGAGCCTGTCGTTCTTCCAGAACGATTTCGCCGGCAGCATGGCCAACCGGGTGATGCAGACCGGTACCTCGCTGCGTGAATCGGCCGTGCAGATGGTCGATTCGCTCTGGTACATCGTGGTCTACACCGGTACCGCGCTGTACCTGTTCGCGCAGGCCGACTGGCGCCTGATGGTGCCGCTGATCCTGTGGCTGGCCGCCTACGTGGTCATCATGTGGTACTTCGTGCCACGCGCGAAGGAGCGTGCCTGGATCGCCTCGGAAGCACGCTCGAAGGCGATGGGCCGCATCGTCGATGGCTATACCAACATTCCCACGCTGAAACTGTTCGCCCAGGGCGGGCGTGAACAGGCCTACGTGGCCGAGTCGATCCAGGACCTGGCGGTCAAGCACCGCGCGCAGACCCGGGTGACCACCGGCATGGACCTGACCATCGCCATCGTCAACGGCTTCCTGATCGCCGGCACCTGCGGCCTGGCGCTGTGGTTGTGGAACGGCGGGCACATCACCGTCGGTGCGATCACCCTGGCCACCGGCCTGGTGATCCGCATCCACAACATGTCCGGCTGGATCATGTGGACGATCAACGGCATCTTCGAGGACATCGGTACGGTGCAGGATGGCATCACCACCATCGCCCAGCCGCTGACCGTGCAGGACCGCGAGGATGCGGTGCCGCTGCGGGTGACCGAAGGTGGCGTGCGCTTCGAGCACATCCACTTCCATTACGGCAAGAAGGGCGGGGTGATCGCCGGGCTGGACCTGGCGGTGAAGCCCGGTGAGAAGATCGGCCTGGTCGGGCCTTCCGGTGCCGGCAAGTCCACGCTGGTGAACGTGCTGCTGCGCCTGTACGACCTGGAAAGCGGGCGCATCCTGATCGATGGCCAGGACGTGGCCCATGTCACCCAGGAGAGCCTGCGCCAGCAGATCGGTGTGGTCACCCAGGACACCTCGCTGCTGCACCGCTCGATCCGCGACAACCTGCTGTACGGCCGCCCCGATGCCAGCGAGGATGAACTGCGCGCGGCCGTGGCCAAGGCGCGTGCGGACGTGTTCATCGATGCACTGGTGGACGGGCAGGGGCGGCGTGGCTACGACGCGCACGTGGGCGAGCGCGGGGTCAAGCTGTCCGGCGGCCAGCGCCAGCGCATCGCCATTGCCCGCGTGCTGCTGAAGGACGCGCCCATCCTGGTGCTGGACGAGGCCACCTCGGCGCTGGATTCGGAAGTGGAAGCGGCCATCCAGGACAGCCTGGAACAGCTGATGGCCGGCAAGACGGTGATCGCCATTGCCCACCGCCTGTCCACCATCGCGCGCATGGACCGGCTGGTGGTGATGGACCAGGGGCGCATCGTCGAAACCGGCAGCCACGCCGACCTGATCGCTGCCGGTGGTCTGTATGCCCGGTTGTGGGCGCGGCAGACCGGCGGCTTCGTGGCTGCCGAGCAGTGA
- the agp gene encoding bifunctional glucose-1-phosphatase/inositol phosphatase, with product MTRCLRPLLLLLALGALSAPVAAAPAASPVDGAQLEQVVLLSRHNLRAPLVEGGVLQQATPHAWAHWEVPAGELTTKGGVLEVYMGRYLRQSLVADGLLPAQGCPSVGSVHAYANSLQRTQATAQFFLAGAFPGCAVAVEQRMPLGTMDPVFNPVIRRDDAGFRARALKAMQRAEAALPLAPSLAELERISDYPQSPACAGRAACHLSGERTQFSVVPGKEPAARGALSLANGMVDAMLMEHYQGVPAAQTGWGRLQSPAQWQALAVLRNGYQDILFGTPEVAREVAAPLLAHLQGVFTDPQAPRVTLLVGHDSNIGSLLAALGTADYTLPGQYEKTPIGGLLRFERWRVRRSGEVRMRLVYVYPTTEQLRDAVALDAAHPPGQVVLQLPGCDGGTCRWADFMQRIAASQVPAH from the coding sequence ATGACCCGATGCCTACGCCCGCTGCTGCTCCTGCTTGCCCTGGGTGCACTGTCTGCGCCGGTGGCCGCCGCACCCGCGGCATCGCCTGTCGACGGCGCACAGCTGGAACAGGTGGTCCTGCTCAGCCGCCACAACCTGCGCGCGCCGCTGGTGGAGGGCGGCGTGCTGCAGCAGGCCACGCCGCATGCATGGGCGCACTGGGAGGTTCCGGCCGGTGAACTGACCACCAAGGGCGGCGTGCTGGAGGTCTACATGGGCCGCTACCTGCGGCAGTCGCTGGTCGCCGATGGCCTGCTGCCCGCGCAGGGCTGCCCGTCGGTGGGCAGCGTGCACGCCTACGCCAACAGCCTGCAGCGCACCCAGGCCACCGCCCAGTTCTTCCTGGCCGGTGCGTTCCCGGGCTGTGCGGTGGCGGTGGAGCAGCGCATGCCGCTGGGCACGATGGACCCGGTGTTCAATCCGGTCATCCGACGCGACGATGCGGGTTTCCGCGCGCGCGCGCTGAAGGCGATGCAGCGGGCCGAAGCCGCACTGCCGCTGGCCCCGTCGCTGGCCGAACTGGAGCGCATCAGCGACTACCCGCAATCGCCGGCCTGTGCCGGCCGCGCGGCCTGCCACCTGTCCGGCGAGCGCACGCAGTTCAGCGTGGTGCCTGGCAAGGAGCCGGCCGCGCGCGGTGCGCTGTCGCTGGCCAATGGCATGGTCGATGCGATGCTGATGGAGCATTACCAGGGCGTACCAGCCGCACAGACCGGCTGGGGCCGGCTGCAATCACCAGCGCAGTGGCAGGCGCTGGCCGTGCTGCGCAATGGTTACCAGGACATCCTGTTCGGCACGCCGGAAGTCGCGCGGGAGGTGGCCGCGCCGTTGCTGGCCCATCTGCAGGGGGTGTTCACCGATCCGCAGGCGCCCAGGGTGACGTTGCTGGTGGGGCATGATTCGAACATCGGTTCGCTGCTGGCCGCGCTGGGTACGGCGGACTACACCTTGCCGGGCCAGTACGAGAAGACCCCGATCGGTGGCCTGCTGCGCTTCGAGCGCTGGCGGGTGCGCCGTTCGGGGGAGGTGCGGATGCGGCTGGTGTATGTGTACCCGACCACGGAGCAGCTGCGTGATGCCGTCGCGCTCGATGCCGCTCACCCACCGGGGCAGGTGGTGCTGCAGCTGCCCGGCTGCGATGGCGGCACCTGCCGCTGGGCGGATTTCATGCAGCGCATCGCAGCCAGCCAGGTGCCTGCGCATTGA
- a CDS encoding mannuronate-specific alginate lyase, translating to MHSPLIRLSLLTVALAAAQAAWSCPPPPHGQPDIRAMGYYTDKASSIIDPVLQQQNREATAPLDRYAADVARMSDDYLRNGDRAAAQCTLTWLAGWANDHAMLGQMIRVNNDQSFYMRQWMLGAVAMAYLKVLDQADERQRAIIAPWLQQIARANLVYWDNPKRKRNNHYYWGGLGVLATGLATHDEALWRAGHAAYSSGADAIGADGSLPLEMARRQRALHYHDYALAPLVMMAELGRLRGQDWYAENHHAIDRLARRVIEGSRDTRWFDEQAGVAQEPLRPSGWVEFYRLSSGDPGLYEAAHAHAPFHDPRMGGDLSLMARQGIVRSAVAG from the coding sequence ATGCATTCCCCCCTGATCCGCCTCAGCCTGCTGACGGTCGCCTTGGCTGCCGCCCAGGCGGCCTGGTCCTGCCCGCCGCCACCGCACGGCCAGCCCGATATCCGCGCGATGGGCTACTACACCGACAAGGCGTCATCGATCATCGACCCGGTACTGCAGCAGCAGAACCGCGAGGCCACCGCGCCGCTGGACCGCTATGCCGCCGATGTGGCGCGGATGAGCGACGACTACCTGCGCAACGGTGATCGCGCCGCCGCGCAGTGCACGCTCACCTGGCTGGCCGGCTGGGCCAACGACCACGCCATGCTCGGGCAGATGATCCGGGTCAACAACGACCAGTCGTTCTACATGCGGCAATGGATGCTCGGTGCCGTCGCGATGGCCTACCTGAAGGTGCTCGACCAGGCCGACGAACGGCAACGGGCCATCATCGCCCCGTGGCTGCAGCAGATCGCCCGCGCCAACCTTGTCTATTGGGACAACCCCAAGCGCAAGCGCAACAACCACTACTACTGGGGAGGGCTGGGTGTCCTGGCCACCGGGCTGGCCACCCATGACGAGGCGCTGTGGCGCGCCGGCCACGCGGCCTACAGCAGCGGCGCCGATGCGATCGGGGCCGACGGCAGCCTGCCGCTGGAAATGGCCCGCCGCCAGCGTGCCCTGCACTACCACGACTATGCGCTGGCCCCGCTGGTGATGATGGCCGAACTGGGCCGGCTGCGCGGCCAGGACTGGTACGCGGAAAACCACCACGCCATCGACCGGCTGGCACGGCGGGTGATCGAAGGCAGCCGCGATACGCGCTGGTTCGACGAACAGGCCGGCGTGGCGCAGGAACCGCTGCGTCCGAGTGGCTGGGTGGAGTTCTATCGCCTGAGTTCTGGCGATCCCGGCCTGTACGAGGCAGCGCATGCCCATGCACCGTTCCACGACCCGCGCATGGGGGGTGACCTGAGCCTGATGGCGCGCCAGGGCATCGTGCGCAGCGCGGTAGCGGGGTGA
- a CDS encoding serine hydrolase domain-containing protein has protein sequence MKHRAGKAIRRAAAFAALLLPMAAVADEQPSALDREARIARVEQGLSPRIVVAGVPRQRMTLPERMAFHGVPAVGIALVDQGRVQWARTYGVRDAAGQPPATAATLFQAGSISKTVSALGALRLVEQGRLSLDAEANAQLQHWKIPDNAFTQGHPVTLRALLNHAAGTNVHGFEGYPRGAPVPNLLQVLDGVPPATSPAVRVEATPGTAWTYSGGGYSVVQQLMVEAGGQPFAALMQSLVLAPLQMRDSTFEVALPAAWQARAASGHHGDGQVVPGGWHVYPESAAAGLWSTPADLAQVVVDIARAGEGTSGTVLSAAMTQALLRRGLGQYGLGVYVEGIGAGRSFAHSGGTDGFRAQLYGYTHTGQGIVVMTNSDNGAALIDEILVSVAAEYGWPEFQIVEKRALASDAAANARFAGQYQLVGKPAHVIAEGEHLYLQSDVFGRQRMELHAESPTRFFATAQDMTVEFAPGTGGEVPGFVLIRGDSRYPAQRVQPGNR, from the coding sequence ATGAAGCACCGTGCAGGAAAGGCCATCAGGCGTGCAGCCGCGTTCGCGGCACTGCTGCTGCCGATGGCGGCAGTGGCCGACGAGCAACCGTCAGCGCTCGACAGGGAGGCGCGCATCGCCCGCGTGGAGCAGGGCCTGTCACCGCGGATCGTGGTCGCCGGGGTACCCCGCCAGCGCATGACCCTGCCCGAGCGCATGGCCTTCCATGGTGTGCCGGCCGTGGGCATTGCGCTGGTTGACCAGGGGCGCGTGCAATGGGCGCGCACCTATGGCGTGCGCGATGCGGCCGGGCAACCGCCGGCCACGGCCGCAACCCTGTTCCAGGCGGGATCGATCAGCAAGACGGTCAGTGCGCTGGGTGCCTTGCGGCTGGTCGAGCAGGGCCGGCTGTCGCTCGATGCCGAAGCAAACGCGCAGCTGCAGCACTGGAAGATTCCGGACAATGCTTTTACCCAGGGCCATCCGGTGACCCTGCGCGCGCTGCTCAATCATGCGGCCGGCACGAATGTGCACGGTTTCGAGGGCTACCCTCGCGGGGCACCAGTGCCGAACCTGCTGCAGGTGCTTGACGGTGTGCCGCCGGCAACCTCGCCGGCGGTGCGGGTGGAGGCCACGCCGGGAACCGCCTGGACCTATTCGGGCGGCGGCTACAGTGTGGTCCAGCAGCTGATGGTCGAGGCCGGCGGGCAGCCGTTCGCAGCGCTGATGCAGTCGCTGGTGCTGGCGCCGCTGCAGATGCGTGACAGCACGTTCGAGGTGGCGCTGCCCGCAGCGTGGCAGGCGCGCGCCGCCTCTGGCCACCATGGCGATGGGCAGGTCGTGCCGGGTGGCTGGCACGTGTATCCCGAATCGGCGGCGGCAGGCTTGTGGAGTACCCCTGCGGACCTGGCCCAGGTGGTGGTCGACATTGCGCGTGCAGGGGAGGGCACCTCCGGCACGGTGCTGTCGGCGGCAATGACACAGGCGCTGCTGCGCCGTGGCCTGGGCCAGTATGGGCTGGGCGTGTATGTCGAAGGCATCGGGGCCGGGCGCAGTTTCGCCCACTCCGGCGGCACCGATGGCTTCCGCGCACAGCTCTACGGTTATACGCATACCGGCCAGGGCATCGTGGTGATGACCAACAGTGACAACGGCGCGGCACTGATCGACGAGATCCTGGTCAGCGTGGCGGCCGAGTACGGCTGGCCGGAATTCCAGATCGTGGAAAAGCGCGCGCTGGCCTCCGATGCGGCGGCCAATGCGCGGTTTGCCGGCCAGTACCAGCTAGTCGGCAAGCCTGCCCACGTGATTGCCGAGGGGGAGCACCTCTACCTGCAGAGCGATGTCTTTGGCCGCCAGCGCATGGAACTGCACGCAGAATCACCGACCCGCTTTTTCGCCACCGCGCAGGACATGACGGTCGAGTTCGCGCCTGGCACCGGGGGTGAGGTGCCGGGCTTCGTGCTCATCCGTGGTGACAGCCGGTATCCGGCCCAGCGCGTGCAGCCGGGCAACCGCTAG